The genomic interval CATTGAAAAAATGAACGAAGGTGCAGTAACTTTAAACCAGGAAGGAATTATACTTTACTGCAATTCCAAATTTGCTTCCATTGTTAATGTGCCTTTGTCCCGGGTGGTCGGCCTGCCTTTCGCTTCTTTTATTCCAAAAGATTTTGTCCCTGCTTATAGTGAGCTGTTTGAGAATGGATGGGTAGAGGACGTGAAAACTGAACTGGACATCATCAGCGGAGAAAAGCTGATTCCCTGCCAGCTTTCCGTAACTACGCTCGATCTGGACGAAGGCGTTTCTCTGAGTGTTATCCTTACTGATCTTACTTTGCAGAAAGAAACCCAGCAACTTCTTAAACTGAATAATGAAAGGCTAGAAGAAACCAATATGAAACTGGAAGTCAGTAATCATGACCTTCAGCAATTTGCTTCTGTGGCTTCTCACGATTTGCAGGAACCACTACGTAAAATACTGATTTTTTCGACCATTCTTCGTGATAAACATGGTGACGAGCTTACCGGGGATGGGGTCATGTTTATGGAAAAAATTATTTCTTCATCAAACCGGATGAAGACGATGATCCTGGATATTCTTAATTACTCGCGGCTTTCTAAAAACGAAGATAATTTTGCGTTAACTGATCTTAATTCAATTGTAACTGAGGTTTTAGAGGATTTTGAAATTTTAATTGACGAAAAGAAAGCTCAGATTTTTGTACGGAATTTACCCGAAATAGAAGTGAATCCGGGACAGATCAGACAGGTTTTCCAAAATCTGATCAGTAATGCGCTCAAATTTGCTAAATCCGGCCAATCACCTGTTATAGAAATAAATGGATATCCATCTTCTATACATTTGGGTGCCGGACCTGCTGACTGTACGATATCAGTTAAGGATAACGGAATCGGGTTTGATGCTGTGTACGATGAAAAAATATTCTCATTGTTTCAAAGGCTGAATACAAAAGACAAATATGAGGGCTCGGGAATAGGACTGGCCATAACCAAAAAGATAATTGATAAACACAACGGCAGAATAACCGCTGTCAGCAAAGAGGGAGAGGGTTCAGAATTTATTATTAACTTGCCGCTGCGACAGAATAAATTCTAAAAACATGACCTCTTCTTTATCTCTCAAAAAAATATTATTAGCAGATGATGACGGAGACGATCGATGGTTTTTTCTGGATTTTTTGAAAAACCGGGCTGATATAGTTATACTTTCAAGTGTAACCAACGGTGCCGAACTCATTGCTTATCTGGAAGCTATTAAAAATGAGATTGATTTTCCGCATTTGATCATTCTGGACCAGAATATGCCTAAACTGAACGGGAAAGAAACATTGTCTGCACTGAGAGCTGATACAAGATACAATAAAATTGATATCGTCATTTATTCCACTTATGCTGATCAGAAGCTTATTCAGGAATGTACCGGTTTGGGTGCAATCATGGTATTGGCCAAACCGGTTTCCTTTGAAGGATATAACCAAATGATCAGTAGTATTCTAAGTGTAATCTGACACCGTTAATTACTTTATACGACATTCTGTGGTTTCCCATTCATGAATGCTTCGAGATTATCAGCTGTCATTTGTAATAATCGTTTTCTGGCCTCAAATGAAGCCCACGCAATATGCGGCGTTATAACACAATTAGGTGCAATTAGCAACGGATTGTCCTGAGTTGGAGGCTCACCGGAAAGTACATCCAGCCCTGCTCCGGCGATCACATTATTTTGCAGCGCTTCGGCCAGGTCTGTTTCATTGATCAGGGGCCCTCTGCCGGTATTCAATAGAAATGCACTGGATTTCATTTGGGAAAGCGTTTCAGCATTGATAATTTCTCTGGTTTCCTCTGTCAAAGGACAATGCAGACTGATCACATCACTTTGCCGGAACAGGTTTTCCAGTGTAACCATTTCTATATCAGGGTTCTTTGTATGCTCCGGGTTTTTCCTGTAGGCAATTACTTTCATCCCAAAAGCCAGTGCAATTTGTGCTACCTGGGATCCGATATCTCCCAATCCAATCAAACCCATGGTTTTTTCTGCCAGTTCAATTAATGGGCTTTTGGAGTAACTGAAATCTTCGGAAGCTACCCATTCACCACGAAAAACGCTTTGACTATGTGTTTCAATCCGGTTTGTTAAAGCCAGCAGCATAGCAAAAGTATGCTGAGCCACAGAAGCCGGGCCATAAGCCTTCACATTGGTAACCGTAATTCCATGTTTCCGTGCTGCCTGAATATCAATATTATTGTAACCGGTAGCTTCCACACCGATGTATTTAAG from Dyadobacter sp. NIV53 carries:
- a CDS encoding ATP-binding protein gives rise to the protein MEAEKTYDQLVKENEHLLWQLEEATETINAIRTGQVDALVVKGTDGHQLYTLKTADQTYRVFIEKMNEGAVTLNQEGIILYCNSKFASIVNVPLSRVVGLPFASFIPKDFVPAYSELFENGWVEDVKTELDIISGEKLIPCQLSVTTLDLDEGVSLSVILTDLTLQKETQQLLKLNNERLEETNMKLEVSNHDLQQFASVASHDLQEPLRKILIFSTILRDKHGDELTGDGVMFMEKIISSSNRMKTMILDILNYSRLSKNEDNFALTDLNSIVTEVLEDFEILIDEKKAQIFVRNLPEIEVNPGQIRQVFQNLISNALKFAKSGQSPVIEINGYPSSIHLGAGPADCTISVKDNGIGFDAVYDEKIFSLFQRLNTKDKYEGSGIGLAITKKIIDKHNGRITAVSKEGEGSEFIINLPLRQNKF
- a CDS encoding response regulator, translating into MTSSLSLKKILLADDDGDDRWFFLDFLKNRADIVILSSVTNGAELIAYLEAIKNEIDFPHLIILDQNMPKLNGKETLSALRADTRYNKIDIVIYSTYADQKLIQECTGLGAIMVLAKPVSFEGYNQMISSILSVI
- a CDS encoding D-2-hydroxyacid dehydrogenase gives rise to the protein MNIVILDGYTLNPGDLDWAPFHRLGAITIYDRSSPDQIVERAFEADVLMVNKVVLSEAILDQLPKLKYIGVEATGYNNIDIQAARKHGITVTNVKAYGPASVAQHTFAMLLALTNRIETHSQSVFRGEWVASEDFSYSKSPLIELAEKTMGLIGLGDIGSQVAQIALAFGMKVIAYRKNPEHTKNPDIEMVTLENLFRQSDVISLHCPLTEETREIINAETLSQMKSSAFLLNTGRGPLINETDLAEALQNNVIAGAGLDVLSGEPPTQDNPLLIAPNCVITPHIAWASFEARKRLLQMTADNLEAFMNGKPQNVV